The DNA region GGTGTGGTACATGGCCTCAAGATCCCACCAGGCCTGCGCCAGGCTCATGAAGCCGAGCCCGAGACACAGCAGGGGAGCAAAGTGCGTCACCGTGAGGTCGAACGACCGCGAGTGCATGAGCCGGTAGACCGGCGAGTTGTGCCGTGGCGAATGTGTCATGGTTTATCCATTGTTGTAGCACAGTTCGCCCGCTTTGCCCGCGATGTCAACGTGGATGTGCAGAGATGGCGTCTTCAGTACAGCCCGCGGCGGCGGTAGGCCCGCGAGACGGTGAGCTCCACCAGGACGAAGAGTATGAGCGGCGCGATGAAGAAGACCAGGGTGAGGGCCGAGGCCAGGCCCAGATCCGACGAAGCCAGGAAGGGAAAGAGGTAGCCCGTGAAGGAAGGCACCCGGCCGCCGCCGATGAGGAAGACCAGGAAGTACTCGGAAAAGGCCACCAGAAAAACCACGGAGCCCCCGGCAACAATGGCCGGCATGAGCAGAGGCAGCTCCACCCGCCAGAGCCGGCTCAATGGACCGGCCCCCAGGTTCTGCGCGCACAGGGCGTACTCCTCGCCAAAGGACTGGTACCCGGCTACCAGCGCCCGCAGCATGTACGGGTAGCTGAACGTGGCCAGCACCAGCACCACGCCGAGCATCGTGTCGTTCAGGCCCGCGCGGATGAACATGTAGTGCACGCCCATGGAGAAGGTCATGGCCGGCACCAGGGCCGGCGCCAGCAGGATGCCCTCCAGCAGGACCTTGCCGGGAAAGCGCCGCCTGGCAAAGAGGTGGGCCGGCGCGATGGTCAGCACCAGGGTGAGCGCGGCTGTGGCCAGGGAGTACGCCGTCGAGGAGGCCAGGTGCTTGGCCACGGATTGCCACTCCCCGGCGATGTACCGGACGGCGCGCAGGTCGAACCGCCGCGGCAGAAGATCGGGAAACGCCCAGCCCGAGCCCAGGGAGTAGACCGCGAGCACGGCGAGCGGCGCGAGAAAGAGCACGGCCAGCATGGCCAACAGCAGAGGCCGTTTCATGGCAACCTCATGGCCGCGGCTCCGGCAGAACCCCGCATGCATCCGCGTTGCGGCACTTGATTTGTCCATCCGGCGGATGCGCGGAGCGCGTTCTTCACAGCTTGCGCTCCTTCTGGCCCAGGCGCGAGGCCGTGCGCGTGTAGATCACGATGAACCCCACGGAGAAGAGGAACATGAGCGTGAGCAGGGCCATGGCCGTGGGCCGGTCCGCCAGGGTCCGCTTGAAGTAGAGGTTGAACGCCTCTACGCTGAGCATGCCCGGCGAGCTCTCGCCCACCAGGTAGGGGATATCGAACGCGCCGAAGCTGTAGAGGAAGAGGATGATGAACACCGTATGCAGCACCGGCGCGAGATGCGGCAGGATGATGGTGCGGAAGATGGTCGCGCGGCTCGCGTGGAACATGTGCGCCGTCTGCACTAGGCCGGGGTCCAGTCGGCGCAGCGCGGCCAGGCTCAGCAGCACCACAAAGGGCGTTTCCTTGTAGAGATAGGCCAGGATGATGCCGCCGCCCCAGCCGCCGTAGAGGATGGAGGGGAAGTCGGCCGGCGTGTCCACCAGCCCGATGTGGAAGGCCAGGGAGCTGAGCACGCCACTGCGGCTGAGAAAGATGATGGCCAGAAAGCCCACGGCGATGGGCGGCAGGATGAGCGGCGTCTTGTAGATGATGGTCCAGCGCTGCAAGGCGTTGGGCAGCCGCCAGATGGCGTAGGCCAGGATGGAACCGCAGATCACCGACAACCCCGCGGACGCCAGGGCCACCCACAGGGACAGCAGGATGGAGCCGGCCAGATGCGGCCTCGTGAGCTCCTGATAGGCGGCAAAGGCGCCGCCCTCGTACGGAAAGGGCAGCGCCACGCCGAATGATTGGGCTATAGCCAGGGCCAACCCGCCGCCGAACAGCGCCACGCACGGCAGCGCCAGCGGCGAGAGCCGCAGCAGCGCCTGGCCCAGAGAGAGCCGGCCTGTGGAATCCTTGGTCATGAGCGCATCCCGCTACTGGTGCAGGACGTTGTCTTCCCAACCGTTTTCCAACGCTTCTAAATACTTGGCCGGAATCTCCGGCACGGCGTGCTTGTCCAGAACCTCCGGGCTCAGGGTGGGCGCGCCCACGTCCACAGCCGCGAACTTGTCCCGCCACTCCTGGGAGAGCGTGGACAGGTCGATGGCCGGGAAGTCGCCCCAGTTCTGCGGATCGAACTTGGAAAGCTGGGCCTCCAGAGACATCAGGAAGTTGGCCACCACCACGGCACCGGTCTTGTTCGGCGCATTGTAGGGAATGGCCGTGAAGTGCAGGTTGTAGATGGAGCCTTCATCCATGACAAAGGTGCGCACCGTGTCCGGGTAGGTGCCGTCCAGAATTTTGGACTGCGCGTGCATGGGGTGGTAGCTCATGTTCAGCAGCACCTCGCCACGCGCAAAAAGCGTATCGAGGATGGCGCTGTCCTTGGGGTAGGCGTCGCCCTTTTCCCAAAGCTGCTCCTCCATGCCGTTCAGATAGTCCCAAAGGACGGGCGCCTTTTCCTGGAACAGCTCCTGTTCGAAGCCGTCCATGTATTGGGCGTACCCGCCGGTAACGGCGTAAAGCGCCTGGCGGATGAAGGCCGAGCCGGTGAAGTCCGGCGGCCGGGGGTAGGTGAACATGCCGGGGTTGTCGGCAACCCACGTGGGCAGCTCGGCAAAGGAGGAGGGCGGGTCGGTGAGCTTGGCGGTGTCGTACTCGAACACGAACTGCGCCTTGCCATACGGCGTTTCATAGCCGTCCGTGGGGAAGCCGAAGTCCGTGGCCGCCATTGTCTTGTCCACGTGCTGCACGTAGTTGGGGCAGAGTTCGGCAAACGGGCCGAAGAGCAGGTCCGCCTCCCGTGCGTTCTTGAAGTTCTCGCCGTTGATCCACAAGAGGTCGATGGAGCCTTCTTCCTGGCCGGCGGATTTTTCGCCCAAAAGCTTGTTGATGAACACGCTGGCGTCCATGGGCACGCGCTCCAGGGTGATGCCGTAGCGTTGCTTCACCTGGTCGGCCACCCAGCCGTCCACCCACTTGTTGGTGTGGGCAAAGCCGCCGTACATGTAGAAGCGCACGGTGGTGCCGTTGGCCGCGGCAACGATCTCCTCCCACGGCGTGACCAGCAGGTCGTCCCCCAAGGGAATCTTGCCCGCCTCCACAAACTCGCCCGTGGGCGTGCCGCCTTCGGCTGGGGGCAGCTTGGCCGCCGGGGGCTCTTCGGCCTGCGGAGCCGCAGTAGCCTCGGTTTGGTTGGACTGCGTCTCGGACGCCGGCTCCTCCGAGCAAGCGGATATGCACAGGCACAGCGCAAGCAGGACGAGGACAAGTAGCAGGGAACGATGGGATCGCATGGTTATGCTGCTCCTTCGGTACTGGTTGGGTGATTGTCGTCGGCGATGCGCAGGGCCACGCGGTCCCCGGCGGCGAAGCCGTTGCTGGACGAGAGGACCTCGATGCGGCGGCCGTCGAGATGCACCGTGTACTTGGTCAGCGCGCCGGCAAAGCGGCTGCTTTCCACTGTGGCGGGTCCGCCATCGTCGCGGATCATGGTCAGGGACTCCGGCCGGATCATGACCGGGCCGCCGTTGCAGGGAACGCCCAGGCTGGCGGCGATGTCGGAGTCGAGCTGGTTGATGGGCCCCAGGAACTCGGCCGCCTCCAGGCTGACCGGCCGCTGGTAGACCTCCTCGGCCCCGGCGTACTGCACCAGCTCTCCGCCCAGCATCAGGCCCACGCGGTCGGACATGGCCAGGGCCTCGGCCAGGTCGTGGGTCACGCTCACCGTGGTCACGCCAAAGGCGCGTTGCGTCTCGCGCAGAAACTCGGCCGTCTGCATCTTGAGCGTGGGGTCCAGGTTGGCAAAGGGCTCGTCGAGCAGCAGCAGGGCAGGGTTCACCACCACGGCGCGGGCTATGGCCACGCGCTGCTTCTGCCCGGCCGAGAGCTGGCTCGGGTAGGCGTCCGCCTTGTCCGACAGGCCGAAGTGGGACAGCACCCTGTCCACGGCCTCGGTTATCTCTCGGCGCTTCATTTTCCGCACCCGCAGGCCAAAGGCCGCGTTCTCGAACACGGTCAGGCTGGGGAAGAGCAGGTAGTCTTGAAACACCAGGATAACCGGGTGCTTGCGCGATGGTTTGACCGCAAAGTCGATCTCGCCGACGTCGGCCTTTTCCAGCCCGGCCAGGATGCGCAGCAGCGTGGTCTTGCCCACGCCGGACGGGCCGATGATGGAGACCATCTCGCCGGTCTCGACCTCGAATGAGACGTCCTTGAGTACAGCCTGACCATCGTAGGCTTTGGATATGCGTTCGGCGCGTAGATACATGATGTTATCAATGATACGTATTGTCAGACGCTATATACGCACATCATGCCGGACGCAGCAAGGCGAGGCGGCCTCCGGGGGCGCAGGCCGGCGCCACTACGGTCCGTACGCCACGATGATCTGCACGTACTGGTACAGCCGGTTCACCTGGTTCGGCACGTTCCGCGGGCTGTACATGTCGCCCAGGGCGTTGATGGGGTGGATGGCGTATGGTCCACCACTGAGCATGCGCTGGACGATGGGCAGCGGGGCTTCGGTCCGCTGTGTGGAGAGCCTGGTGTTCAGCTCGCGGGGGCCGGTGGCCGAGGCGCTGCCGATGAGCAGCAGATGCACCGTGCGGCCGTAGCCATCCAGGGCGATGCGGCTCAGGAACTGCTCCAGCTTGTCACGCTCTCCGGGCTTGATCACGGCGCTGCCCGTATCGAAGAACAGTGTCACCTCGCCGGCGCCCTGGGCCTGGGAGAGG from Oceanidesulfovibrio marinus includes:
- a CDS encoding ABC transporter permease, which gives rise to MKRPLLLAMLAVLFLAPLAVLAVYSLGSGWAFPDLLPRRFDLRAVRYIAGEWQSVAKHLASSTAYSLATAALTLVLTIAPAHLFARRRFPGKVLLEGILLAPALVPAMTFSMGVHYMFIRAGLNDTMLGVVLVLATFSYPYMLRALVAGYQSFGEEYALCAQNLGAGPLSRLWRVELPLLMPAIVAGGSVVFLVAFSEYFLVFLIGGGRVPSFTGYLFPFLASSDLGLASALTLVFFIAPLILFVLVELTVSRAYRRRGLY
- a CDS encoding ABC transporter ATP-binding protein — its product is MYLRAERISKAYDGQAVLKDVSFEVETGEMVSIIGPSGVGKTTLLRILAGLEKADVGEIDFAVKPSRKHPVILVFQDYLLFPSLTVFENAAFGLRVRKMKRREITEAVDRVLSHFGLSDKADAYPSQLSAGQKQRVAIARAVVVNPALLLLDEPFANLDPTLKMQTAEFLRETQRAFGVTTVSVTHDLAEALAMSDRVGLMLGGELVQYAGAEEVYQRPVSLEAAEFLGPINQLDSDIAASLGVPCNGGPVMIRPESLTMIRDDGGPATVESSRFAGALTKYTVHLDGRRIEVLSSSNGFAAGDRVALRIADDNHPTSTEGAA
- a CDS encoding ABC transporter substrate-binding protein; amino-acid sequence: MRSHRSLLLVLVLLALCLCISACSEEPASETQSNQTEATAAPQAEEPPAAKLPPAEGGTPTGEFVEAGKIPLGDDLLVTPWEEIVAAANGTTVRFYMYGGFAHTNKWVDGWVADQVKQRYGITLERVPMDASVFINKLLGEKSAGQEEGSIDLLWINGENFKNAREADLLFGPFAELCPNYVQHVDKTMAATDFGFPTDGYETPYGKAQFVFEYDTAKLTDPPSSFAELPTWVADNPGMFTYPRPPDFTGSAFIRQALYAVTGGYAQYMDGFEQELFQEKAPVLWDYLNGMEEQLWEKGDAYPKDSAILDTLFARGEVLLNMSYHPMHAQSKILDGTYPDTVRTFVMDEGSIYNLHFTAIPYNAPNKTGAVVVANFLMSLEAQLSKFDPQNWGDFPAIDLSTLSQEWRDKFAAVDVGAPTLSPEVLDKHAVPEIPAKYLEALENGWEDNVLHQ
- a CDS encoding ABC transporter permease, whose product is MTKDSTGRLSLGQALLRLSPLALPCVALFGGGLALAIAQSFGVALPFPYEGGAFAAYQELTRPHLAGSILLSLWVALASAGLSVICGSILAYAIWRLPNALQRWTIIYKTPLILPPIAVGFLAIIFLSRSGVLSSLAFHIGLVDTPADFPSILYGGWGGGIILAYLYKETPFVVLLSLAALRRLDPGLVQTAHMFHASRATIFRTIILPHLAPVLHTVFIILFLYSFGAFDIPYLVGESSPGMLSVEAFNLYFKRTLADRPTAMALLTLMFLFSVGFIVIYTRTASRLGQKERKL